TATCGAGACTCAGTTGAGGCTACTGGAAGTTCCCGATGCGCTCAAAGTTGATGTGATCGTGCCCTTCTTGGAAGACAAGgcagccaaatggtgggaagcagTCTCGCCAGCCATGACCGCTGCTGGACCAATCACCTGGCGAATCTTCCGGGAAACATTTCTGAAACAGTACTACCCGGCAGAAGTCAGATTGCAGAAGTTAAGTGAGTTTGAGAATCTCACTCAAGCTCCAAATATGTCAGTAGTGGAGTATACATCTCAGTTTAACGCCCTTGGGTTTTATGCTCCGACAATTATGGCAGACGAAGTTTTGAAATTGTACCGTTTTAAGAAGGGGTTGAACAACAGGATCCAATCAGCTCTAGCAGTCTACCAACCTGCGAATTTCTCAGACTTGATGGGCGCAGCTATCCGAGCTAAAACTGATATCCAGCGAAGGGAGAAggaatttaaaaacaaaaggcCTATGAGTAGTCAATCTTCGCATAACGGTCAGATCTTCAAGAGGCCTAACCAGTCTGGTGGACCATCTAAAGGGCCTTCGCCTAACTCAAGTTATCAAGATATTAAGCCTTGCCCAACATGTCACTTACGACACCTGGGAGAATGCCGAAGAAATAGTGGAGTATGCTTCGGATGTGCGAAAGCGGGGCACCGAATTGCCGAATGTCCTACTGCCGCCAACCAAGTAGCCGGGCCCAACAAAGGAACTGGGTCAAATACAGGAGCTAACCCCAACAAGCCAAAGGAAGGCAAGCCTAACGCCAGGGTCTTTGCTATGACTCAAGAAGAGGCCAACGACGCCAATGAAGTCGTGTCAGGTACCATCCTAATTCAGAAAATGCCTGCTTATgcgttatttgattgtggtgctacgcattcctttatgtctaagagatttgctaAGAACTAGGACGTAAGCCCGATAAGCTAACTGAACATTTCCAAATAGCCACACCTACTAGTAGAGCCATTGAAACTGACGAGATCTACAGAGATTGTAAAATCAGTATTAGTGGTCAAACTTTTAGCGCCGACTTGATACAGTTGATCATGGTCGATTTCGACGTAATcttaggaatggattggttagcaagaAACAGTGCGATGGTAGATTGTAAAGGAAAGAGAGTCAAACTCCGAACCCCAGATCAGGAAGAAGTCGTGTTTCACGGCAAATCCAAGGACCGGAAGCTGCTGCTCTCCGCATCTCAAGCTTGGAGAGCCATGAAATCCGAAGAAGACATCTACCTAGCAATGGTCAGTGAAGTAAGAGGAGAAGTCGAGCTGAAACTGGAGGACATCCCAATAATGAGAGAGTTCCCAGATGTTTTTCCAGAAGAACTCTCGGGGACGGTCCCGAACCGCGAAGTGGAGTTCGAGTTCAATCTGGTTCCCGGTGCTGCTccaatctctaaagcaccttacagaatggcaccagccgAACTCAAGGAATTAAAagaacaactccaagaattgctagataaAAGGCAAATTTGACCGAGTGTGTCCCCCTAGAGAgctccagtactcttcgtaaagaagaagacggtagtatgagattgtgcatcgactacagagaattgaacaagatcaTAATCAAGAACAGGTACCCTCTACCTCGGATAGACAATTTGTTGATCAACTTAAGGGAGCCGCCGTCTTTTCTAAACTGGATCTGAGGacaggttatcaccagttgaaggtcagggctgaagatatccccaagacagcctttcgaaccagatatgggcattatgaattcacagtaatgccttttggcctgACCAATGCACCTTCAGCATTCATGGATATGATGAACAGAGTATTCAAGCCATTCTTGGATCAGTTCatagtggtattcatcgacAATATCCTCGTCTATTCTCCTGACGAGACGAGCCATGAAGAGCACCTTCACCTTGCTCTGCAGACCTTGAGAGAGAATAAGCTCTatgctaagttcagcaagtgtgaattctggctaagGAGTGTGTCATTTTTGGGACACGTGATCTCAAGAGAAGGAGTGTCAGTGGACCCAAGGAAGGTAGAGGCGATTACTGAGTGGCCGAGACCGAAGAACGCCACCGATATCAGAAGCTTTCTCGGATTGGCAGGTTACTACCGGAAGTTTGTCGAAGGATTCTCCTTGATAGCCGTGCCACTGACGAAGCTCACACAAAAAAATTCTAGATTCATCTGGAATGAGGATTGTGAGAAGAGTTTTCAGAAACTGAAAGAGAAACTCGCATCCACGCCTGTATTGATCCTGCCCGCAGAAAATAAAGATTTCACTATTTACAGTGACGCCTCTAAGGACGGTCTAGGATGCGTACTaatgcaagagggaagagtgatcgcctacgcatcaaggcagttgaaaccgcacgagcagaactaccctactcatgatctggaACTAGCAGCGGTTGTCTTCGTCTTAAGAATTTGGAAGCACTCCCTATATGGTGCTAGATGTGAAATCTTCACAGACtatcagagcctcaagtacttgttcacccaGAAGGAACTTaacatgaggcaaaggcgatggatcgaacttctgaaggattatgacttgaccataagctaccatccgggtaaagcaAACAAAGTGGCTGACGCGCTAAGTCGGAAGGGCCCAGGCAAGGTAACTCTAGCTTCCCTCTCGGCCAAGCCATGTCTGCaggagaccgtcaagttaaaccaaGATCGAGACCCGGTGCTGACCAAACTTAAGGAGCAAGTCAGAGAAGGGAAGTCTCAGGATCATCAGATTGATGACAAAGGAATTTTGTGGATGAAAGGAAGACTGTGTGTGCCCGATAGCGACAACCTTCGCCAAGAGATAATGGCAGAGGCGCACAAGTCAAAATTCTCAGTCCATCCAGGTAGTACGAAAATGTACAGGGATCTCAAGAATAATTTCTGATGGAATGGCATGAAAAGAGATGTAGCTGAATTCGTCTCCAGATGTCAGGTATGTCAGCAGGTCAAAGCAGAACACCAgcgacctggaggattactgcaACCTTTGGaaatccccgagtggaaatgggagcatatttccATGAAAtttgtggtaggattgccaaagTCCAGGCAAAGCCACGACGGTATATGGGTGATCGTGGACAGACTCACAAAGactgcacacttcctacccgtccgcATGAATTACAATCTCGACAAGTTGGCTTCACTGTACATGGACAAcattgtgagactgcatggaGTGCCAGTGAGCATCCTATCTGATAGAGACCCGAGGTTCGTCTCgcgcttttggaagagctttcaggaGGCCATGGGAACGAAAGTGACCCTAAGTACcgcctatcatcctcaaacagatGGGCAAACGGAGAGAACCATCCAAaccttagaagatatgctgcgaGCATGCGCTCTTGAATTCAGTAGCAACCGGAGCACTCATCTACCCTTAATCGAGTTtgcttacaacaacagctatcacagcagcaTCGGAATGGCTCCATACAAAGCTctgtatggaaggaaatgtcgatcaccactttaTTGGGACGAAGTGGGAGAGAAAGCTATAGTGGGACCCGAGCTAGTACAGATGACAGTAGACAAGGTTAAAATTGTCCGAGAAAAGCTCATGGCAGCTCAAGACCGACAGAAGAGCTGGACAGATCTTAAAAGAAGGCCTATAGAGTTCAATGTGGGCGAGAAGGCTTATGTGAAAGTCTCGCCTATGAGAGGAGTTGTCCGATTCAGTAAAGCTGGGAAACTGAACCCTCGATATGTGGGACCATTCGAAATCTCTGAAAAAGTGGGCACACTAGCATGcagattggcattgccaccaagCATGTCAAGGATCCACAACGTGTTCCATGTGTCCCAACTGAGAAGGTACATTCCAGACCCGAGTCACATATTAGAGGTAGAACCACTCTTGGTTGAAGGGAACTTGGGAGAAGAACtgaaatacgaagaagtccctatCAGAATCGTGGACACCAAGGAACAAGTTCTTAGACGACGTATCATCCCCTACGTCAAAGTGCAGTGGTCCAATCACACTGagcgagaagcaacttgggaagttGAAGAGAAAATGCGAAAGGAATATCCCTACCTATTTAGAGACCAGACCAACTacagtttcgaggacgaaacttctcttAAGGAGGAAGGGATGTGAGGACCGAAAATATTGCACTAATGTACTTAATATTTGTAGGGAAATTATCATAAGATTTTTTGGTATTAGGTGAGATATGATTATGGGATAATAATTATTGGGAAATGTTGGATATGCAATATCAAGCcaataatattatgtataaGCATGAAGATTTCGAAAGTGGGGGAGAATATTTACAAGATGGAGTATCatacaaaataaaaagaattaatAATGGATATGATAAGAAATTCGAAATCTCCCTATATTAGTTGCCTAAATTTTTGTGATGGATGGATACTAGTATGATTGGAAACTATATAATCAAAGTTGGCTCAAAATCCCTTGACCTAGCACCATGATTTCGAGCCAAGCAAAAAAAAGGGAAGGAATCAAGGTTAAATCCCACAAGTTTGGTAGCCAAATAAGCTTTGATTGGAATAAAATTATGGGGAGTCAACCGTGTGATTTGGAGGCAATTATGGACATGATTTGATTACCTTGTTGAGCCTCATCTCATCCACCTATAAATACTCCATCATTCCTACTCATTCCCTACTcaagattttcgaaattccttTGCTGAAATTCTCGAAATTCAGCAGCTCCCCTAGCCGAAAATCTGCCGAAATATCGTCCCGAAATTAGCCTAAAGATCAAGCCGAAGTGCCGCCGAGTGTAGAGCAAGGAACGACCCATTCTCTAAGCCAAGCCACCATGTTTTTAGCATCAATAATTattgtaagtgggcttgttttaaactTGAAATTTTTGGATTTATGCATGTATTCGGTTTTCGAAAATagtcgagtacaattcttcATCTACTCCTTTCTTGTGTTTGTCATACGGTTTTGAGCACTGTGATgagtcgactgtatatgggtgggaatcacaaccatgacgtacccttacgtgGTGGGGGATATAACTgctatacggcctcgtccccttagaggagtaaaaattagggactgatatcagtaaaccatagaaagtagaTAAATCGCAGTGCTAgtcaatgttatgcatgtttatgaagtatgtatgcaagtcatgaaaatttcgaaatttacgcatgttgttttattgtgctcgatatgcctccacttgctgagtatttcccaaaatactcacctcctttacaacccttcccagataagctTGAAGAAGAACTTGAGGAAGAAGAATCCGAACAATTCTGGAGATGGTGATGGTTCAGGAGTTTAgattaagtttaaagtttattaTGTTATTCAGTTTTTACACTTCCGCATTAAACTCTGTCGTGTTATTTTATTTCTGTATTGTAAAGACAATCGTCAATtcatttgagattatgatatataaactggtttcggtttacagTGTACtacaaaggcttgttgtttcgattgtgttattgttaaacaacgccattgtcaatcccgagtctcggggcgtgacatgatgtattaataatatatacaCATATCTTTGTATCACTATATAaagtatatatttaaaaaattaatatatttacacATGCacaccattatttaatttatctaattaacttattagttaattaattctaTACccctctaaaatattttatgagaatttttacatattaatCAGCAAATTTCAacttcactaaataaataatttcgaactcattataaaCTTGATCGACGATCTGATAGCACTGATGTATCAATgatacaagtcttgttcatataatgaaaatcgaattcgaagatcaaaattttcactgtCCATATTTGGCAGTTCCCAGTTTGGCTTATTCACCACAACATCAATTCAACTCTCATTCCTCAATTACAAATTATGCTAACTTCCATTTATTTCATCTTATAGAATCAACTTATAGACTCTTTTATAAGCATTCTATTTGATCTCTATCAAACTACAGTCGTCAAATTCAACAATTTTTTGAACTTATACTTtttcaacgggaacacagaatttGATACTCGTGTGACTCTAAATGGTTCAGCGATATAGCTAGTTGTGAGTTCACATATCcatgtgattcaaaataacatttattcttattcaggTTTACTccaattagcctcattcttttcatcaacagcTTGATCAAGAatatcagaactcatttctgattacaCCTATTGGATCatgataagagcgtctagtagcatcgtcttATGATCTCCTATGTATTACTGATAGtacctgcaagaaccttaagtcattattagcgtacagtatggtcctTTTAACACATATATCTCGATAGAACTTGCAACCATCGGTATATTGAGAGTTGTGtatgaattcgataatgatgtgatgtatctttgagtaataacagtgacatggtatgtgcaactgagGAAACACCTTTCCAAAATGCACATGTCTTACTCTGGTCAGATATTCCTTGtattattaactcatcagatcacataggatatttttactcataggcaaacggtgaatccccgactacaatgtattTTCTTCTACGGCTTTCGAAACTGCACCCAACCTCACCACCAGATGATTttcaatggagtcggtaaacggatcaaagtacATGCTAGTACGTAAAACTCCTAAATTGTCCCGGTTCGAAGGACTAacgatgtacaaccataacaaCAGACTATTCAACTCGATAAGTGaaaaccacttggacagtccgatGTAGGGTTGTTCATGCAGCATCATATGATCACCTATCTGTATGAATaaacatctccatgcccttaccaatgaaacatggtatttTCATcatagatgctagtctcgagctcaagtgaactttatccttattttaggcggctgaatcgactaggaacatgtttagaatatatgatacacttcctaatgagtttcatgatcttacgtttcGAGACATATCTCATGGTGCCTATTATATAtttaaggactttatctatacagcttgcattggtatacagataaaaaaatgttataattggataaaatcttaaaatatcattaaaataaagatcttttttatattagagtcaataaagtcCAAGCCACAAGTTGAATCgttgggcacctactctaacaatattTCACTTGCCCTATACCCAACTATCCATAGATCTTAGACCCATTGCTTCACGatacttctcaaacaatggtcctaaTAGGGACTTCGTCGGTGGATCAACAAAATTATCTGCAGAAGCGACTCTTTCTACTAATATGTCTTCTCTTCCCTCAGTCTCCCAGATTATATGGAACtttctcagtatatgtttggatataTGCAATGAAAATAATGTTGTTATAGTAGACCAGGACTGGATCAACTATTTGAGGAATGATACCAATTCTTGAAATTTCTCATCCAAACTCCTTCTTTTTACTTTAGCTGATACAGCTCTATATTCGGTCTCAGTGGTTGAATCTGTTGTGGTGTCTTGCTtgaaactcttccaagagacatcaccatcattgagcttgaatacaaatccagagattgatttcgaatcatccacatctTATTGGAAGCTATAAtcagtatagccttccaattttaattctcaacTCCCGTAAAtcaagaacaaattcttagttcttctcaagtacttaagaatgtctttcacggctttccaatgcattggaccggGATTTTACTGATATCTTCTTGCAACACTTGGTGCATACGCAGTATTAGGCTGAGTAGATACCATACCATACATTATACTGCCTATAGCAAACACATATAGaatgcggctcatggtttcAATCTCTTCATCAATCTTAGGGCACATAGATTTGGATAGAGTCACACCATAACACATTTGgagatatcctctcttggacgaATTTTCTCAGTATGGTATCCATATAACTTGGATTGGGTGAGCCCTAGCATCTTCTTTGATCTATCCCTATTGATCTGTGTTcctaatacataggatgcttcacatATATCATTCAAGGAGAATTTACTAGCTAAatatactttagttgattgcaatatccctacatcattcacgATGAGTAGTATGCCATCAATacaaagtactaggaatgtcactgcactcctactaaccttcttgtatacacaaggtCCTTGACGCCTGTTTGAGTCCATAGATGGATCTATGAAGCTTGTATACTATGTGCTCACTTCCTATTGATGTGAATCTTTCACGATGAGACATGTAAATTTCTTCCTTAATGTCGCCATTAAGGAACATCGTCTTCACTTCAATCTGCCACATTTAAAGTCATATCATGCTGTTATGACTAGCattatcctaatggacttgaacatatGAATGGAGAAAATTTTTCCTCATAATCAACACCTTGCCTTTGTGTTAGAACATTTCAttttcgcaatcttgattttgatgttaacaaaatttgtttatttgtttctaatgagtttacTTAAGTACGCAAAAACTGAAACggatcaggcttcgaactgatcaggtaccaagcttaaactgaagctatcgagatgcaaactgaaagtgccaactgattgatcgaactgaaccagtacaactgaa
The sequence above is a segment of the Primulina tabacum isolate GXHZ01 chromosome 6, ASM2559414v2, whole genome shotgun sequence genome. Coding sequences within it:
- the LOC142550200 gene encoding uncharacterized protein LOC142550200, with amino-acid sequence MAIATIVATTLQGLENPNANQPPPPPPPPPSGIKFHYESLRKNRCLAFRGDADLEVGQSWLKSIETQLRLLEVPDALKVDVIVPFLEDKAAKWWEAVSPAMTAAGPITWRIFRETFLKQYYPAEVRLQKLSEFENLTQAPNMSVVEYTSQFNALGFYAPTIMADEVLKLYRFKKGLNNRIQSALAVYQPANFSDLMGAAIRAKTDIQRREKEFKNKRPMSSQSSHNGQIFKRPNQSGGPSKGPSPNSSYQDIKPCPTCHLRHLGECRRNSGVCFGCAKAGHRIAECPTAANQVAGPNKGTGSNTGANPNKPKEGKPNARVFAMTQEEANDANEVVSGRKPDKLTEHFQIATPTSRAIETDEIYRDCKISISGQTFSADLIQLIMVDFDVILGMDWLARNSAMVDCKGKRVKLRTPDQEEVVFHGKSKDRKLLLSASQAWRAMKSEEDIYLAMVSEVRGEVELKLEDIPIMREFPDVFPEELSGTVPNREVEFEFNLVPGAAPISKAPYRMAPAELKELKEQLQELLDKRQI